A region of the Vibrio chagasii genome:
ACCGTTCTAACTTCCACCAAAAGCGAGCTCGCGGCAAGCACGATGGTGCACTGCAAACACCAACATGTGAATTTGCTGATGCAGATACCGACAAAGTCTTAGAGACCATGCTAACCAAGAAGACTAAGTTGGTTGAGCAGGTGACTGGTTTGGACTTCTCTCGCTTTACTAAGTCGATCATGCTGTCTCAAGGCGAATTTGCCGCCTTCTTAAATGCCAACGCAAATGACCGAGCCGAGCTTCTAGAAGAGTTAACCGGTACCGAGGTCTACAGCCTAATATCAGAGCGTATTTATGATCACTTTAAGTCGAGTGAACAATCACTCAACCACCTGAAAGCGAAAGCTGAGGGTGTGAGTTTACTGTCTGATGAGCAGATTCAAGAGCTGACAACAGAGCGTGACACCTTAGAAATTGAACAGAAACGTTTAGCTGAACAATTAAAAGAGTGGCAAGCTCACCTTAGCTGGTGGAAAGACGTCACCAAAGCGCAGCATACTATTGCGACCAGTGAACAGGATTTAAAAACAGCGCAAGGTGATTTAGAGCAAAACCAATCATCCTTGGTTCGTTTGGCAAACAGCGAACCTGCTGAGAAATTGCGACCGTTGCACAAAGACCTAAAACGCTGCGAGCATGAGCTCAATCTTACGAAAATTAACCTAGATAACAGTACTAAGTTGCTCACAGTGCGGGAGGCCGAGAAGTTAGACGCCCAAGCCAAGCTGACTCAAAGTAGCGAATCGGTTGAAAAAGTGAAAGCCGAGCAACAGGATCAAGAAAAGATCATTGAGCAAGTCCGCCCACTGGACAACCAAATATCGGTACTCAAAGACAAGCAAACCTCGGCGGTTAACGCCGCAAATACGTTGAATGAACAACACGCACAGCAACGTAATCAACAGCTTATGTTGGTGCAACAGATTGACGAGTTGAAACAGCAAGAAAAGCTAAGTGCTGGCTATCTAGAGGCGCATCAGGCGGACCAACACCTCGAAAAGCACTTAGGTCAGTGGCAAGCCAAAGTTGAGCAAGTGCGTACGTTAGAATCTCAGCATTCGCAACAACTCAACCTAGCGAAGCAAACCTATACGGCGCTAGAAGCTCAACAAGCTGTGATTAAAAACGCACAGCAAACCAAAGCATCGCAAGATCAAGCTCTGGCTGAATTGGTGCTGGCCGAGAACAATACCAAGCAGCAATGGGAAGCGCTAAACGCGAACACCAGTGAAACAGTATTACTTGCTCAAAAAGAGTTGTTGGAGCTTTGGAATCGCAACACCCACTCATTGTTTGAAATCAATCGTGACTTTTTAAACGCACAGCAACAGCTCACAGTTAAGACACAAGCCCATCAAACTAACGTTCAGCAAGCTGACAAGCTATCGAAAGAGCGTGAAGTACTGGTAGAAAGATACAAAGAGAAAGAGACATCACTTGAGCGCTTAACCTTGTTAATTGCGCAAGAGGGAGAGTTAGCTAAGTACCGTGCGAAATTGGAATCTGGCTCTGAATGTCCGCTGTGTGGTTCTACTGAACATACGGTTGAGCAGTCACAAGATATTGCGAACTTGATTGCTCAGCAAGAGCGAGAAAAAGATGAGTTAGCGGTCATTAAGAAAGATGGTCAAGAGCATCGCCAACAGTTGGATTCTCTTGCTCCTATGATCACAGCACTAAGCGATCATATTCAACGAGCACAAGCGGATATCCAGCAAGCTCAACTTAATTGGCAATCTGTAATAGGTAAGCTTCAACAGAGTTTGTCTGACTTTCCTAATGTGACGCTGGAGTTAACACTGCTTTCTGTGACTGACTTGGGGAAAGAGATGGCGGTGACGGCTTTCGTAGAGCAATGTGAGCTTCACGTAAATCAAACCCAGCAGCAGCTGAAAGTCTTAGTGGATGCTAAAAACAGCTATGCTGAGGCGGAAAAACAACGTTTATCAGCGAGTGTTACGGCTGATAAAGCGCAAACTAATCTTGTGTTAGCGGAGGAGCGCTTCAACGACCTCAATAAGCAAAACCAAGTCGCGAATGAGCAAGCGGCTCAAACCACGCAAGCCAAAGAGCAACAATGGCACTCACTCAAAGAGAGCATTGTGGAAACCTCAATTGAGGCACCTGAACTTGAGTACATTGATGCTTGGTTTGCTGAAAAACTGCAAGCCTCAAACACATGGCTGCAAACCAAACAGCAACAGTCTGAACTAGAGAAGCGTTTGATTACCGAATGTGCTGAGCAAAAAACACGGGATGACAAGCTAAGCAGTGCGCAGAAAGAACTGGACACGTTAAGCAAAGAAAGCGAATTGCTAACAGCGGAGTTAGCTCGTATTAGCGGTGAAAGAGCACAGTTGTTTGGTGAGCAAGACATTCAAGTCGCAAGTCAAGCAATGAAGCAAAAGGTAACAGATGCAGTCACAACATTTGACGCGGCTCAGCTGGTTCTCAATCGCTGTGAACTGGAACATCGAACCGAACAAACCAAACATACAGGTTTTTCTGATGAGTTAACCGCGAAGCAAACAAGCCTCACGCAAGCGAAGAATGTTTGGTTTGAAGCTTTGCATGCGAGCCCGTTTGAAGAGGAAGTTGATTTTGAAGCGGCACTGCTTGATGAGGAGTTGCGAACTCAATTACAAAACCTTAAGAAGTCTCTGGATGAAGCAATTGTCAGTGCACAAGCAAGGCTGAATACGGCAAAAGCCGCGCAAGTGGAGCTACAAAACCACGAAAATGCGCAAACATGGCAAGAACAAGATCAACAGTTAGTGGAGCAGGCAACGGCTGAGTGCCAAGAAGCTCAGCAAAGTCATGCGAGCAAAATTGGCGCAATTTCTGCCAACCTTGAAACAGACAGTCAGAATCGAAGTAACCAGCAAGATTTGTTTAAGCAGATCTCCGAACAACAAGTCGAGTTTGATGATATTTCTCGTTTGAATTCGCTGATTGGTTCTAAGAACGGTGACAAGTTCCGCAAATTTGCCCAAGGCTTAACACTGGAAAACTTAGTGTATTTAGCAAACAAGCAATTACAGCGTTTGCATGGTCGATATGAATTAAAACGCAAAGCCGACGATGGCTTAGAGCTACAGGTACTAGACACTTGGCAGGGCGACGTAATGCGCGATACCAAAACTCTGTCTGGTGGTGAAAGCTTCCTGGTGAGTTTGGCGTTGGCATTAGCGCTTTCTGATCTTGTTAGTTATAAAACTAGTATTGATTCTCTGTTCTTAGATGAAGGCTTTGGCACGCTTGATAGTGACACGCTAGACATCGCATTGAACGCACTCGATAACTTGAATGCATCAGGCAAAATGATCGGTGTCATTAGCCACGTTGAAGCTTTGAAAGAGCGTGTGCCTGTTCAGTTGAAAGTAACCAAGCACGCAGGCCTTGGCGTTAGCGAGATGGAAAAGCAGTACAAAGTGGTTGCTTAATATCTCGAGATTGGTCGTCTGGCATCAAAAGCCCAGCGTGTTGAGTTGAAATGGTTTCAGCTTCAACAAAAGCAGATCCCCAACTCAGTCGTTCCTCCTTCTTGGGGATGACGGAATGGGGCTCTGATTTGTATACCAGTGCTGGAAGAGATGGTCGGACGATAGAGAGTTCCGACCATTATTTGAAGTTGGGTAAGTTAGCTTGGGTATCACAACTATCACCATTCCCTGTAGCGATGAACGAGCTTAATAGGGCATCTTTTTGTTAGAACTTCAATTGATAGGCCAAAACACAAGGAACATTCATGCACAAAAAGCCGCACCTCCCGACAAAGACATGCCCTGTGTGTCAAAAGCCATTCGCATGGCGCAAGAAGTGGGAG
Encoded here:
- a CDS encoding DUF2256 domain-containing protein gives rise to the protein MHKKPHLPTKTCPVCQKPFAWRKKWERCWDEVVYCSERCRRNKPKQG
- a CDS encoding SbcC/MukB-like Walker B domain-containing protein, which gives rise to MKILSLEFENLNSLKGRWKLDFTQSPFAENGLFAITGPTGAGKTTILDAICLALFHRTPRLKSIAKGNNELMTRGTGECFAELEFEVQGKIYRSNFHQKRARGKHDGALQTPTCEFADADTDKVLETMLTKKTKLVEQVTGLDFSRFTKSIMLSQGEFAAFLNANANDRAELLEELTGTEVYSLISERIYDHFKSSEQSLNHLKAKAEGVSLLSDEQIQELTTERDTLEIEQKRLAEQLKEWQAHLSWWKDVTKAQHTIATSEQDLKTAQGDLEQNQSSLVRLANSEPAEKLRPLHKDLKRCEHELNLTKINLDNSTKLLTVREAEKLDAQAKLTQSSESVEKVKAEQQDQEKIIEQVRPLDNQISVLKDKQTSAVNAANTLNEQHAQQRNQQLMLVQQIDELKQQEKLSAGYLEAHQADQHLEKHLGQWQAKVEQVRTLESQHSQQLNLAKQTYTALEAQQAVIKNAQQTKASQDQALAELVLAENNTKQQWEALNANTSETVLLAQKELLELWNRNTHSLFEINRDFLNAQQQLTVKTQAHQTNVQQADKLSKEREVLVERYKEKETSLERLTLLIAQEGELAKYRAKLESGSECPLCGSTEHTVEQSQDIANLIAQQEREKDELAVIKKDGQEHRQQLDSLAPMITALSDHIQRAQADIQQAQLNWQSVIGKLQQSLSDFPNVTLELTLLSVTDLGKEMAVTAFVEQCELHVNQTQQQLKVLVDAKNSYAEAEKQRLSASVTADKAQTNLVLAEERFNDLNKQNQVANEQAAQTTQAKEQQWHSLKESIVETSIEAPELEYIDAWFAEKLQASNTWLQTKQQQSELEKRLITECAEQKTRDDKLSSAQKELDTLSKESELLTAELARISGERAQLFGEQDIQVASQAMKQKVTDAVTTFDAAQLVLNRCELEHRTEQTKHTGFSDELTAKQTSLTQAKNVWFEALHASPFEEEVDFEAALLDEELRTQLQNLKKSLDEAIVSAQARLNTAKAAQVELQNHENAQTWQEQDQQLVEQATAECQEAQQSHASKIGAISANLETDSQNRSNQQDLFKQISEQQVEFDDISRLNSLIGSKNGDKFRKFAQGLTLENLVYLANKQLQRLHGRYELKRKADDGLELQVLDTWQGDVMRDTKTLSGGESFLVSLALALALSDLVSYKTSIDSLFLDEGFGTLDSDTLDIALNALDNLNASGKMIGVISHVEALKERVPVQLKVTKHAGLGVSEMEKQYKVVA